One window from the genome of Cryptomeria japonica chromosome 6, Sugi_1.0, whole genome shotgun sequence encodes:
- the LOC131043937 gene encoding WEB family protein At5g55860 isoform X2: MLDSMETPYNGSDTKVDRVVIDTTVPFESVKAAVSMFGEREIADKIYKKSQEMPAEKLLKETQLHILQKELLKFKEQLKSVNSTKDQVQVELVEAKKDAEVLSLKLEKTTESSKKASDASEIYRLHAKELEASKAEVSKGKITDWQSELTTARKDHMAVTTELEAAKQELRKLKQEFQTSLEAKVFAGKQTEDAESKTKINSLMAEKLAKEINEVQKTHIDVKLAYMEAQKEKKLITAEREGGTQKASPVVEQIRKQIVGFTQDLTNKKNSEKELANTSAALENLKSELNFAKVKEFNICTDASHPIKKLKNMMEEIETTHKKELDTLSILETRNSELAQAKEHLKKVTEEGCALRTSMDYLKAELEKTKVELAALNEVEARTEAKAADLNSELHRARIKLELAITAEAKVKNEASYLSLTIENLIAEAEEAKKDSEYMNKEASKAKLETEHAKAEMVTINSRLEAAYKELEEAKAAEAIAVKNTNDLSERENTAQASISESDAGITISLSEFNSLSRKVEEVDSLADKKVAAAMAQIDAIKAAEKEILMKLEIANREIEDLKTDQQKELHKAEMATAAKRAIESELVRWREREEKMSAPLRTSDFLIPTEDNISVSFVERKMLDSEPLVKKLNVNDPSKLQDSFWSGTLSSKKKKKKMQMIPSIRRLFTRKRSC, translated from the exons ATGCTAGACAGTATGGAAACACCTTATAATGGATCGGATACTAAAGTTGATAGAGTGGTGATCGACACAACAGTTCCTTTTGAATCAGTTAAGGCTGCAGTTAGTATGTTTGGAGAAAGGGAAATTGCAGATAAGATATATAAGAAAAGTCAGGAAATGCCAGCAGAAAAG TTATTAAAGGAGACACAACTGCATATTCTACAAAAGGAATTACTTAAGTTCAAGGAACAGCTGAAATCTGTTAACTCAACAAAAGATCAAGTACAGGTTGAGTTGGTAGAGGCTAAGAAAGATGCTGAAGTTTTGTCTCTGAAGTTGGAAAAGACAACAGAATCAAGTAAAAAGGCCAGTGATGCTTCTGAAATTTATAGGCTTCATGCAAAAGAACTAGAAGCTTCAAAAGCAGAGGTTTCAAAAGGTAAAATTACAGATTGGCAGTCAGAGCTTACTACTGCAAGGAAGGATCACATGGCAGTGACAACAGAGTTGGAAGCTGCTAAACAGGAACTTCGAAAATTGAAGCAAGAGTTTCAAACTAGCCTTGAAGCCAAAGTATTTGCAGGTAAACAGACAGAAGATGCAGAGTCTAAAACGAAAATAAATTCACTTATGGCAGAAAAGCTTGCAAAGGAGATTAATGAAGTTCAGAAAACTCATATTGATGTTAAACTGGCATATATGGAAGCacagaaagaaaaaaaattgatcacAGCTGAAAGGGAAGGGGGAACACAGAAAGCTTCTCCAGTTGTAGAACAAATTAGAAAACAGATTGTTGGATTTACTCAAGATCTCACTAATAAAAAGAATTCGGAAAAGGAATTGGCTAACACATCAGCTGCATTGGAGAATTTGAAAAGTGAACTCAATTTTGCAAAAGTGAAGGAGTTTAACATTTGTACTGATGCTTCCCATCCCATCAAAAAGCTTAAAAACATGATGGAAGAGATTGAGACTACACATAAAAAAGAACTAGACACCCTTTCTATTCTGGAAACAAGAAACTCTGAGCTTGCACAGGCAAAAGAGCATCTCAAAAAAGTTACTGAAGAAGGATGTGCTTTAAGGACTTCTATGGATTACCTAAAAGCAGAGCTAGAGAAAACAAAGGTTGAATTGGCCGCACTAAATGAGGTAGAGGCACGAACTGAAGCAAAAGCAGCTGATCTGAATTCTGAACTTCATAGAGCAAGGATTAAATTGGAACTTGCAATTACTGCTGAAGCAAAGGTGAAAAATGAGGCTTCATATCTTTCTTTAACTATTGAAAATCTTATTGCAGAAGCTGAAGAGGCCAAGAAGGATTCTGAATATATGAACAAGGAAGCAAGCAAAGCCAAACTGGAAACTGAGCATGCGAAGGCAGAGATGGTTACCATTAATAGTAGATTGGAAGCTGCATATAAGGAACTTGAAGAAGCTAAGGCTGCTGAGGCTATAGCTGTAAAAAACACAAATGATCTATCGGAAAGAGAAAACACTGCTCAAGCTTCTATTTCAGAATCTGATGCTGGGATTACTATTTCACTTTCTGAATTCAATTCACTCAGCAGAAAAGTAGAGGAAGTTGACAGCCTTGCAGATAAGAAGGTGGCTGCTGCCATGGCCCAAATAGATGCAATAAAAGCAGCTGAGAAAGAAATATTAATGAAACTAGAAATAGCAAATCGAGAGATTGAAGATCTCAAGACAGATCAACAAAAAGAACTGCATAAGGCAGAGATGGCAACGGCAGCTAAAAGAGCAATTGAAAGTGAGCTAGTAAGATGGAGAGAACGTGAAGAGAAGATGTCTGCACCTCTTAGGACATCTGACTTCCTAATACCTACAGAAGATAACATTTCAGTGTCTTTCGTAGAAAGAAAAATGTTGGATTCTGAACCCTTAGTGAAGAAGCTGAATGTGAATGATCCATCAAAACTGCAGGACAGTTTCTGGTCAGGAACCCTctcttcaaagaagaagaagaagaagatgcagatgaTCCCAAGTATAAGACGTCTGTTTACTAGAAAGAGAAG CTGTTGA
- the LOC131043937 gene encoding WEB family protein At5g55860 isoform X1, which translates to MLDSMETPYNGSDTKVDRVVIDTTVPFESVKAAVSMFGEREIADKIYKKSQEMPAEKLLKETQLHILQKELLKFKEQLKSVNSTKDQVQVELVEAKKDAEVLSLKLEKTTESSKKASDASEIYRLHAKELEASKAEVSKGKITDWQSELTTARKDHMAVTTELEAAKQELRKLKQEFQTSLEAKVFAGKQTEDAESKTKINSLMAEKLAKEINEVQKTHIDVKLAYMEAQKEKKLITAEREGGTQKASPVVEQIRKQIVGFTQDLTNKKNSEKELANTSAALENLKSELNFAKVKEFNICTDASHPIKKLKNMMEEIETTHKKELDTLSILETRNSELAQAKEHLKKVTEEGCALRTSMDYLKAELEKTKVELAALNEVEARTEAKAADLNSELHRARIKLELAITAEAKVKNEASYLSLTIENLIAEAEEAKKDSEYMNKEASKAKLETEHAKAEMVTINSRLEAAYKELEEAKAAEAIAVKNTNDLSERENTAQASISESDAGITISLSEFNSLSRKVEEVDSLADKKVAAAMAQIDAIKAAEKEILMKLEIANREIEDLKTDQQKELHKAEMATAAKRAIESELVRWREREEKMSAPLRTSDFLIPTEDNISVSFVERKMLDSEPLVKKLNVNDPSKLQDSFWSGTLSSKKKKKKMQMIPSIRRLFTRKRRYGALTF; encoded by the exons ATGCTAGACAGTATGGAAACACCTTATAATGGATCGGATACTAAAGTTGATAGAGTGGTGATCGACACAACAGTTCCTTTTGAATCAGTTAAGGCTGCAGTTAGTATGTTTGGAGAAAGGGAAATTGCAGATAAGATATATAAGAAAAGTCAGGAAATGCCAGCAGAAAAG TTATTAAAGGAGACACAACTGCATATTCTACAAAAGGAATTACTTAAGTTCAAGGAACAGCTGAAATCTGTTAACTCAACAAAAGATCAAGTACAGGTTGAGTTGGTAGAGGCTAAGAAAGATGCTGAAGTTTTGTCTCTGAAGTTGGAAAAGACAACAGAATCAAGTAAAAAGGCCAGTGATGCTTCTGAAATTTATAGGCTTCATGCAAAAGAACTAGAAGCTTCAAAAGCAGAGGTTTCAAAAGGTAAAATTACAGATTGGCAGTCAGAGCTTACTACTGCAAGGAAGGATCACATGGCAGTGACAACAGAGTTGGAAGCTGCTAAACAGGAACTTCGAAAATTGAAGCAAGAGTTTCAAACTAGCCTTGAAGCCAAAGTATTTGCAGGTAAACAGACAGAAGATGCAGAGTCTAAAACGAAAATAAATTCACTTATGGCAGAAAAGCTTGCAAAGGAGATTAATGAAGTTCAGAAAACTCATATTGATGTTAAACTGGCATATATGGAAGCacagaaagaaaaaaaattgatcacAGCTGAAAGGGAAGGGGGAACACAGAAAGCTTCTCCAGTTGTAGAACAAATTAGAAAACAGATTGTTGGATTTACTCAAGATCTCACTAATAAAAAGAATTCGGAAAAGGAATTGGCTAACACATCAGCTGCATTGGAGAATTTGAAAAGTGAACTCAATTTTGCAAAAGTGAAGGAGTTTAACATTTGTACTGATGCTTCCCATCCCATCAAAAAGCTTAAAAACATGATGGAAGAGATTGAGACTACACATAAAAAAGAACTAGACACCCTTTCTATTCTGGAAACAAGAAACTCTGAGCTTGCACAGGCAAAAGAGCATCTCAAAAAAGTTACTGAAGAAGGATGTGCTTTAAGGACTTCTATGGATTACCTAAAAGCAGAGCTAGAGAAAACAAAGGTTGAATTGGCCGCACTAAATGAGGTAGAGGCACGAACTGAAGCAAAAGCAGCTGATCTGAATTCTGAACTTCATAGAGCAAGGATTAAATTGGAACTTGCAATTACTGCTGAAGCAAAGGTGAAAAATGAGGCTTCATATCTTTCTTTAACTATTGAAAATCTTATTGCAGAAGCTGAAGAGGCCAAGAAGGATTCTGAATATATGAACAAGGAAGCAAGCAAAGCCAAACTGGAAACTGAGCATGCGAAGGCAGAGATGGTTACCATTAATAGTAGATTGGAAGCTGCATATAAGGAACTTGAAGAAGCTAAGGCTGCTGAGGCTATAGCTGTAAAAAACACAAATGATCTATCGGAAAGAGAAAACACTGCTCAAGCTTCTATTTCAGAATCTGATGCTGGGATTACTATTTCACTTTCTGAATTCAATTCACTCAGCAGAAAAGTAGAGGAAGTTGACAGCCTTGCAGATAAGAAGGTGGCTGCTGCCATGGCCCAAATAGATGCAATAAAAGCAGCTGAGAAAGAAATATTAATGAAACTAGAAATAGCAAATCGAGAGATTGAAGATCTCAAGACAGATCAACAAAAAGAACTGCATAAGGCAGAGATGGCAACGGCAGCTAAAAGAGCAATTGAAAGTGAGCTAGTAAGATGGAGAGAACGTGAAGAGAAGATGTCTGCACCTCTTAGGACATCTGACTTCCTAATACCTACAGAAGATAACATTTCAGTGTCTTTCGTAGAAAGAAAAATGTTGGATTCTGAACCCTTAGTGAAGAAGCTGAATGTGAATGATCCATCAAAACTGCAGGACAGTTTCTGGTCAGGAACCCTctcttcaaagaagaagaagaagaagatgcagatgaTCCCAAGTATAAGACGTCTGTTTACTAGAAAGAGAAGGTATGGGGCACTtacattttga